The sequence GGGGCCGGTCCCGCGGCGGGTGGGCCGCGCCGCCACGGGGGCATTCCGTTCAGAGCCCGGTTGCGGGCCGAAGTGGATCGACACGGGATCGACCGATCGGCAGGGGTCAGCTTCTGTTGTCGTTCGGCCGGCGGTAGATCCAGACGACACCGGCGGCGGCCGTGAGGAGCAGTCCGCCGCCCAGGGCGAGCCCCGTGCCCGAGTCGTCGGCCGGTCCGAAACCGGCGTTGACCGAGCCCTCCGGAGGGCGGCCGGTGATCTCGTACGTCTCCGTGACCTTGGTCAGTGGCGGACACTTCAGGGTGACGGTGTCACTGCCCGGGCCGACGCCTTCCGGGATCTGGAACTGACCGGTGAGCACGCCCTCCTCGTCACCCGCGAAGAGGTGGAAATCTCCGCCCGCCTCCGACGTGCCCTTGCCGTAGTCCGCGTCAGGGTCGCAGGCACTCGTACTGACCGTGACCGTGGAACCCGGATAGGCGTTCCGCGGTTCGATACGGACATCCGAGTCGTCGGCGGCGGCTGCGGCCGGGATCTGGAGTCCCAGGGCACCGAGAGCCAGGCCGATCCCTGCACCCATGTGTGTGTAACGCATGCGAATCCTCCAACGGACAGTGCCCGGCCCGTCTGTGCGGTGCCTCTCCTGTGTTCCGCTCATGAGGCAACCGACAGTCCGTCAGTCCCGCAACCCGGCGCACCACCACATGTGTCACCCGGTCAGGCGCAAAGGCAGCGCCGCTTGATCACTTCCGCAGGTCACCGCCGCGAAGATCGGCCTCACGCATCACCCGCCACTCCGTCCCCATATCGGTGAATGCCGGTCGCGCGGTCCCGCACGGCGCGGGCACGCCTCGGACAGCCGCGCGGGGAGCGGTGCGACGTCCTGCGCGCCGGGCCCAATCACCTGTACGGAGGTGTATGCGCGGCGCTCCGGCCGTCGCGGAGGGCAAGGACGCCGGAAGCAGCCCACACGCCGCTCGTACCCTTGCTCACGCTCGCTCCCACTTGGCCCCGGAGGCGTTCACCGTGCCTGGGTCCGTCGGTCTATTGAATGGGATGGGTGTCGCGCCGGTATTCGGCCAGCTCCGATCGCTTTGTGCCATTCGTCGGCAACCGGCCGCGAACATCACCGGGGCGCCGCTACACAAGAACGCTGGGGCGGCGTCCTGCCGTTCCGTTGTGGTGGGTGGGTCCGTGGGGGAGGTCCGGGGTTGCTGACCATCGATGTGGCGGTGCTGCTCGCAGTCGTCGTGTTCTTCCGGCTGCGGCGGCGCACCGAGGCCCGCAGCCGCTCCGACGAGAGGATGACCGTGGTCATCGTCCCGGCGCTGGACATCCTGAACGGTCCGACTCCGGCCGGCCAGGGGATCTTGAACGCTTTCGAGGAGCCGGCGAGTGGCGTCACGGAGGCCGGCCGGTGAGTCCCCGCAGGCGTAAGGTCCGGATGGCGGCGGCCAGGCGCCCGGCGGCCCGGCGGCACTCCCGCAGGCCGGCCAGACGGCGTCAGCACGCGCATGGCCGGCTGATCGGCCTGGTGCCGGCCGCGGTCCTGGTCGTCGCGCTGGTCGTGGCGGTCGTCAACTGGCTGCTGGCCCACTGGTGGGTCCTGGTCGTCATCGGCGTACTCGCGGCGCTCGCCGGCGGCGGCTGGGTCTACCACAGGCAGCAGCGGGCGCGGTGGGACGCGGTCCGCGCGCGAGGCCTGCGCTACGGCCTCTCCCAGCTCGACGCCCTGCATCACACCCGGTTCGAGTACGCGGTCCGGGACCTCATGCGCCGTGACGGCTGCCGGAACGCGGTCCGGGTCGGGGGCGGCGGCGACCTGGGCGCCGACGTGAAGGCGACCGACCCCTACGGCAGACGCTGGGTGATCCAGTGCAAGCACCGCCGCAACGGCCTCGCCGGCTCCGCGGTGGGCACGCCGGACCTCCAGGTCCTCAACGGCACTGCCCGCCA comes from Streptomyces sp. SCL15-4 and encodes:
- a CDS encoding sortase, with product MRYTHMGAGIGLALGALGLQIPAAAAADDSDVRIEPRNAYPGSTVTVSTSACDPDADYGKGTSEAGGDFHLFAGDEEGVLTGQFQIPEGVGPGSDTVTLKCPPLTKVTETYEITGRPPEGSVNAGFGPADDSGTGLALGGGLLLTAAAGVVWIYRRPNDNRS
- a CDS encoding restriction endonuclease produces the protein MAAARRPAARRHSRRPARRRQHAHGRLIGLVPAAVLVVALVVAVVNWLLAHWWVLVVIGVLAALAGGGWVYHRQQRARWDAVRARGLRYGLSQLDALHHTRFEYAVRDLMRRDGCRNAVRVGGGGDLGADVKATDPYGRRWVIQCKHRRNGLAGSAVGTPDLQVLNGTARQVHGADVAVIVTNGRVTAPAVNFAEQQRLHVVDRRTLGVWASGSRPLWELLRAVPPPRRPTTLS